ACCGCGGCTGCGTCATCCAGTGCTCCGGCATCTATAACGACAAGGACGGCCACTACCTGACCAAGCAGCCCGAGTACGAGACGGTCTGGGCCCACGGCGGGAACTGCGGCATCGGCGACCTGGACAAGATCGCCATGATGGACTTCTTGGACGACAATTACGGCCTTGACACGATCGAGATGGGCGCGACGATCGCCGTGGCGATGGAAGCGGGGCTCGCCAAGTTCGGTGATGCGGACGCGGCCATCAATTTTATCAACGAGGTCGGGAAGGGTACGGACCTCGGCAGGATCCTCGGCAACGGGGCGGCCATGACCGGCAGGGCCTTCGGCGTCGAGCGGGTCCCGGTGGTGAAGGGCCAGGCGATGCCGGCCTACGATCCCCGAGCGGTCCAGGGCATCGGCGTCACTTACGCCACAAGTCCCATGGGCGCGGACCACACCGCAGGATACGCTGTGGCTCAAAATGTCCTGAAGGTGGGAGGGGACGTTAATGCCCTGAAACCCGAAGGGCAGGTGGAACTGTCCAGGAACCTCCAGATCGCGACGGCGGCGATCGATTCCACCGGCATGTGTCTCTTCATCGCCTTTGCGGTGTTGGACCAGCCCGATACGTTTCAGGCACTGCTCGACATGCTCAGCGCTTTCTACGGGATCAACATGACGGGAGACGGCGTAACCGACCTGGGCAAGAAGATCCTCAAGATGGAGCGGGACTTTAACAAGGCTGCGGGCTTTACCCCGCAGCACGACCGGCTGCCGAGCTACTTCAAGACCGAGAAGTTCGCTCCGCACAACGTCACATTCCAGGTGAAGGACGAAGATCTCGATAAAGTCTTTAACTGGTAATTGAAAGAGAGAACTTTTGGAGGGAGAGGCTGAAAGGCGGCCTCTCCCTTTTTTGTCCATAACACAGAATTGGACTCAAGGAGAAGGCAGAGGTATCACATCCGTGGCCTGTTTTAGGCGACAAGACCTTGATGATTGTTCTCTAACAGAACTCCGTTTTGTAATGGACGGTTCTCAGTTGCCCGCTTTTTACCAAATTCTCCAGGCCGGATTCATGGTCAAGGCACTTGTCGGCTGCAGCACAATGAGCTTCCTCACCCAACAGCTGAAAATATCTCCGGAATATATAACAGAACGGATACAGTCCCTCTTTCTTGAGGGAAAGCCGGTGGACGATGTGGCTTCCGCAATGATCCATGATGGATCACACCTCTCCCTCTCCGCTGCCTTGCCGGGTTTGGTAGGGGCCACCATGAGGCGGGGGGGTATCTATAGAGCATTGCGAAGCTCCATTACGTATAACGAATCTGATTCCCATTGTGAGATTACAGAAGGATGTGTGCACCTAAAGTTATTTAACCTTCTAATGAAGGAATTGGGTCCGGATCTATTTGCGAAGGGCATCTATCTGAACTCTTCACATTTGTCTGAGTTCCTCTCAGGTCAACCTTCGGGATTCTGGCGGGGGTGCAAAGAGATTCTTCTCAATGAAGAACCGGTCAAACGTGAGCAGTTAGAAAGAGAAGCCTGGTTGTCCGGAGATAATCTGGTACGCCTGTCTGTCATAACTGCTGGTTGAAATACTCACGATGGTATACGCACTATGTTCTTGAACCATCGCGGGCAGTCATGCCGGAGCATGCCGGGCAGTCCCTGAGGATCTCAAGAAAGTTACTCATAGACTAAAATGCCGGGCACTCGGTTCTTCCCGAAAGCCCTGATGCCCCAATATGCTAAAATGGTAATGATTAAGGCTGAAAATTGATATACCGAACTGAACCGAAATATGAGCAGAAGGGAGGAGAGCATGGGATCAGAAGCACCGTCTAAAGAACCACAAACTGACAGCCGGGAATGCAGTGTGGTGCTATCCCTGGATGCGGTCTCTTCAAGAATTGGGATCAGCGGGGGCAAGGAGGTCCCTTTCAAGAGAGCGATTCTTTCGGTAAGGAATGCCGGTCAGACCGTCGTGTCTGGACTTGTACCACACGCCACGCTGGGGCAGGAAGGCGGATCGATTCAGGATGTGAGCGAGGTCTTCTCTCGCTCTGAGACCCCGGAGTCAATCAAGCCGGGAGAGGCACTCGCCTGGGACGTTTATGACCAGTTGCTTTCTGCACATGCAGGCGCTGCCAGCAAGGTTCACATGTTCGGATACAGGGCTGTTCTGAACTGGTGGTTCGAAGTGGTCGCCTGGGTTGAGTATCGTTGTCCTGACGTCGCCACCTCTTTCCAGACGCCCATTATCCGGTGGAAGATGCGCTGGAGTCTTGCCAATCCTCCGCTCGATGAGGTTAATCTGTATATCGAGGTCGTAAAGGACTGAGCACGAGGTCATCTGAATTCTTCATATCGTCGGCCTTACCACGCGATATTCATTCTCTCCCGCCCCCCCCGGCAATAGGGGGAAAGAATGCGATCTCGTCTCCTTCCTTCAGGCAATGGTGTATGCTTCTGTGCTCACCATTCACAATCTTGAGGAGGGGGATCTTTTCCGGAAGATTCAATACCTTGAGCACTTCCTCGATGGTGGAGTTGTCAGGTATCTCGATCTCCTGCTCGTCAGGCCCGAAATTCCGCAAGGTCGCAAAGAGTTTGACAAAGACTCTCATGGCAGAATTATACCAAATATCGAAAACCCTTCTGTGATCGCCACAACAACTCGATCTCCTCTTGGAGAAAATGGCCGGTGGGGGTAACCCTCTGCATCTCTTCCTATGATCTGCGTCATAGCCATGGTTCCCTTCGCGGGTTAAAGTTATACTAAGAGGGGAATAAGCAATGTCGGATCGAGGCACCTTAGATACTACGTGCGATTCTGTAAGCGATATCGCGACGATGCCTGCTGATTCTGCTGCCGAAAAAATGTATCCCTCCAAGCTCTTTGTCGAGGTTACGACGCGATGCAATCTTGCTTGCGGCATGTGTGTAAAACAGGCCGGGGGCGACAAGACCGTTGATGGAGATCTTCCCCCCGAAACATTTTATTCCCTGGAACCGGCCTTCCCCCATCTCGATACCCTGATCCTGAACGGGATCGGTGAACCGCTTCTCCATCCCCATTTGGAGGCGTTCATCGCGAAGGCCAAGGAGAAACTCCCGCAGACCGCCTGGGTCGGTTTCCAGACAAACGGTCTCCTCTTGACAGACGAACGTGCTGTATCCCTTGTTGATGCGGGGCTTGACCGCATCTGCCTCTCTCTCGATGCCGCCTCCCCCGAACGTTTCAGGGACATCAGGATGGGCGGGGAAATCGGGGATATGGAACGGGCCTTCTCCGCACTCCAGAAGGCAAAAACACGCCGGAGCAGGCATGACCTGCGGATCGGCATGGAGTTTGTACTCATGCGCGATAACCTTTTCGAACTTCCCCGCGCAGTGCGCTGGGCCGCTGAACAGGGAGTCAGTTTTGCCATTGTCACTCAGGTCCTTCCGTACAGCCGGGAGGCATCGTCTCATGCGGTCTATGATACGAATACGGCAGCGGCCATAGCGATATACAGGGAGTGGAAGAGGAAGGCCGAGACGGAGGGGATTACTATCGGGGAGTATTTTGAGGTCTTCATGAAATACGCGAAGTCGTCGCGGGAAGAGCGGCTCTGTGAAATCGTGGAGGGGATGAAGGCTGAGGCGGGCTCACGGGGCATCACGCTTCACATAGAAGAACTCCTTTCGAGGGATGAGGACCGGCTCGCAAGGGCCCAGGATATACTCGAAGAAACAGCGCTGATCGCAAACCAGCAAGGTATCACGATTAAGCTCCCGGAACTGGCACCCGACAACAAGAGGAGATGCGAGTTTGTGGAGACCGGCAGTGCTTTTGTCTCGAGGGACGGTAATGTCCAGC
The window above is part of the Thermodesulfovibrionales bacterium genome. Proteins encoded here:
- a CDS encoding aldehyde ferredoxin oxidoreductase C-terminal domain-containing protein, producing the protein YGTNVLTNVLNEAGGYPTYNFKTGQFKGSANLSGETQAELEVKRGGTATHGCHRGCVIQCSGIYNDKDGHYLTKQPEYETVWAHGGNCGIGDLDKIAMMDFLDDNYGLDTIEMGATIAVAMEAGLAKFGDADAAINFINEVGKGTDLGRILGNGAAMTGRAFGVERVPVVKGQAMPAYDPRAVQGIGVTYATSPMGADHTAGYAVAQNVLKVGGDVNALKPEGQVELSRNLQIATAAIDSTGMCLFIAFAVLDQPDTFQALLDMLSAFYGINMTGDGVTDLGKKILKMERDFNKAAGFTPQHDRLPSYFKTEKFAPHNVTFQVKDEDLDKVFNW
- a CDS encoding radical SAM/SPASM family putative metalloenzyme maturase; its protein translation is MSDRGTLDTTCDSVSDIATMPADSAAEKMYPSKLFVEVTTRCNLACGMCVKQAGGDKTVDGDLPPETFYSLEPAFPHLDTLILNGIGEPLLHPHLEAFIAKAKEKLPQTAWVGFQTNGLLLTDERAVSLVDAGLDRICLSLDAASPERFRDIRMGGEIGDMERAFSALQKAKTRRSRHDLRIGMEFVLMRDNLFELPRAVRWAAEQGVSFAIVTQVLPYSREASSHAVYDTNTAAAIAIYREWKRKAETEGITIGEYFEVFMKYAKSSREERLCEIVEGMKAEAGSRGITLHIEELLSRDEDRLARAQDILEETALIANQQGITIKLPELAPDNKRRCEFVETGSAFVSRDGNVQPCYFLWHRYACYVGGREKRVKPWNFGNLSEKDIIEIWNEPEYRAFRKSVLHYDFPFCFDCSFALCDYVQDEDFEQDCYVSSVPCGACLWCTSLFHCLL
- a CDS encoding MoaD/ThiS family protein is translated as MRVFVKLFATLRNFGPDEQEIEIPDNSTIEEVLKVLNLPEKIPLLKIVNGEHRSIHHCLKEGDEIAFFPPIAGGGGRE